In the genome of Perca fluviatilis chromosome 4, GENO_Pfluv_1.0, whole genome shotgun sequence, one region contains:
- the rem1 gene encoding GTP-binding protein REM 1 isoform X1: MTLNTQREKQPLRRRGSTPIPPTYFYQHPSWTQDLQDPRLPGSTQSDPEQPRPQRSHPPLGQSASYHPGDKSLHYRAQWSSDSDDDSQSDSDCVYRVVLLGDHGVGKTSLAGIFAGITEKEEQPGEDTYERTLSVDGEETTLIVMDTWENDKLEEEDDCSRDDCLKVGSAYVIVYSVTDRSSFDAAAELRITLRRTRQAENLPIILVGNKSDLVRSREVAVEEGRACAVVFDCKFIETSASLQHNVTELFEGVIRQIRLRRDGGEAVQRRCSIYKRKESLTQKARRFLDRLVARNNQRMAVKVRSKSCHDLAVL; the protein is encoded by the exons ATGACCCTGAACACCCAAAGAGAGAAGCAGCCCCTgcggcggcgaggcagcacgcCGATTCCTCCCACCTACTTCTACCAGCACCCGTCCTGGACTCAGGACCTTCAGGACCCTCGGCTCCCCGGCAGCACCCAGTCGGACCCCGAGCAGCCGCGCCCCCAGCGAAGCCACCCTCCTCTGGGACAATCGGCGTCCTACCACCCTGGAGACAAGTCACTCCACTACCGCGCCCAGTGGAGCTCAGACTCGGACGACGACTCTCAAAGCGACTCAGATTGTGTTTACAGAGTGGTGTTGCTCGGTGACCATGGCGTTGGAAAGACCAGCCTCGCAGGAATCTTTGCCGGGatcacagagaaagaggaacaaCCTGGAG AGGACACATACGAGCGGACACTGTCAGTAGATGGAGAGGAAACCACACTCATCGTCATGGATACCTGGGAGAACGACAAActg gaggaagaggacgacTGCTCTCGGGACGACTGTCTGAAGGTTGGTAGTGCCTACGTCATTGTCTACTCCGTCACTGACCGCTCTAGCTTCGACGCCGCTGCTGAGCTTCGTATCACACTGCGACGCACCCGCCAGGCCGAAAACCTTCCCATCATTCTCGTGGGCAACAAGAGTGACCTGGTCCGGTCCAGAGAAGTCGCAGTGGAAG AGGGCCGAGCATGTGCTGTGGTATTTGACTGCAAGTTCATCGAGACGTCGGCGTCTCTGCAGCACAATGTGACCGAGCTGTTCGAGGGCGTGATCCGACAGATCCGCCTCCGCCGGGACGGCGGCGAGGCCGTCCAGCGCCGATGCTCCATCTACAAGCGCAAAGAGAGTCTCACTCAGAAGGCTCGGCGCTTCCTGGACCGACTGGTGGCACGCAACAACCAGCGCATGGCGGTCAAAGTGCGCTCCAAGAGCTGCCACGACCTGGCCGTCCTCTAA
- the rem1 gene encoding GTP-binding protein REM 1 isoform X2: MTLNTQREKQPLRRRGSTPIPPTYFYQHPSWTQDLQDPRLPGSTQSDPEQPRPQRSHPPLGQSASYHPGDKSLHYRAQWSSDSDDDSQSDSDCVYRVVLLGDHGVGKTSLAGIFAGITEKEEQPGEDTYERTLSVDGEETTLIVMDTWENDKLEEEDDCSRDDCLKVGSAYVIVYSVTDRSSFDAAAELRITLRRTRQAENLPIILVGNKSDLVRSREVAVEGGGQRSQWRAEHVLWYLTASSSRRRRLCSTM; encoded by the exons ATGACCCTGAACACCCAAAGAGAGAAGCAGCCCCTgcggcggcgaggcagcacgcCGATTCCTCCCACCTACTTCTACCAGCACCCGTCCTGGACTCAGGACCTTCAGGACCCTCGGCTCCCCGGCAGCACCCAGTCGGACCCCGAGCAGCCGCGCCCCCAGCGAAGCCACCCTCCTCTGGGACAATCGGCGTCCTACCACCCTGGAGACAAGTCACTCCACTACCGCGCCCAGTGGAGCTCAGACTCGGACGACGACTCTCAAAGCGACTCAGATTGTGTTTACAGAGTGGTGTTGCTCGGTGACCATGGCGTTGGAAAGACCAGCCTCGCAGGAATCTTTGCCGGGatcacagagaaagaggaacaaCCTGGAG AGGACACATACGAGCGGACACTGTCAGTAGATGGAGAGGAAACCACACTCATCGTCATGGATACCTGGGAGAACGACAAActg gaggaagaggacgacTGCTCTCGGGACGACTGTCTGAAGGTTGGTAGTGCCTACGTCATTGTCTACTCCGTCACTGACCGCTCTAGCTTCGACGCCGCTGCTGAGCTTCGTATCACACTGCGACGCACCCGCCAGGCCGAAAACCTTCCCATCATTCTCGTGGGCAACAAGAGTGACCTGGTCCGGTCCAGAGAAGTCGCAGTGGAAGGtgggggtcagaggtcacagtGG AGGGCCGAGCATGTGCTGTGGTATTTGACTGCAAGTTCATCGAGACGTCGGCGTCTCTGCAGCACAATGTGA